From one Mya arenaria isolate MELC-2E11 chromosome 4, ASM2691426v1 genomic stretch:
- the LOC128230212 gene encoding dynein regulatory complex subunit 2-like, protein MPAKKKKSAKLSKMTEAERIAYEEQKRLAEEEMRKKKEDMLTQFLKDKLTKEERATRFNLNKLNHQWRNIMREAKSKELKKDIEILSQTFERVVDRKDAVIKSLAKDLVEAEEQYSMALRSHLQNIDNLIDLQKSRLGKLQEEYEDELEIIKEEFDTERAIMVDQHNHEMNDIADILFAMEQNFHERENDAKSEFQSMRDEIKNKNLEEKHALRVQLEQKVDNLWMQFREALQNYNMTTEERKVAFENLKVKDEKSAKEIESQMRKLQRISDQIAGLKAKMAANQKECEDRNKSLKEDREKMLAHFQLMKAEMNKVRENERDKLTKVTLESNAAIKEVKRQKEKVELILKVAEMCRKLETEEEKVLPFYASSLTHEEKEDVEAAVLEPPSEPLANAMHEYTSLENFWKRFNKVLLDKLALDKERQTLLGENTQLRTLLKQYLDGISVNDEIISQVNPLFIVNNKTNVKLNVPVHDPRLRRPAANTVVEAAHVVKHTLM, encoded by the exons ATGCCAGCTAAGAAGAAGAAATCGGCAAAGCTGTCAAAGATGACAGAGGCAGAGAGAATAGCGTATGAGGAACAGAAACGACTGGCTGAGGAAGAGATGAGGAAAAAGAAAGAAGACATGCTCACACAGTTTTTGAAG GACAAATTAACAAAAGAAGAAAGGGCTACAAGATTCAATCTGAACAAACTGAACCACCAGTGGCGAAATATAATGAGAGAGGCCAAGTCAAAAGAGCTTAAGAAGGATATAGAGATACTGAGTCAGACGTTTGAGCGTGTAGTTGATCGGAAGGATGCGGTGATCAAGTCGCTGGCCAAAGACCTAGTAGAAGCAGAGGAGCAGTATTCTATGGCTTTAAGGAGCCACCTTCAGAATATAGACAACCTTATAG ACCTGCAGAAGTCACGGCTTGGGAAGCTGCAGGAGGAGTACGAGGATGAGCTGGAGATCATCAAGGAGGAGTTTGATACAGAGCGTGCCATTATGGTCGACCAGCACAACCACGAGATGAATGACATTGCAGACATACTCTTTGCCATGGAGCAGAACTTCCATGAACGCGAAAACGATGCCAAGTCAGAGTTCCAGAGTATGAGAGATGAGATTAAAAATAAG AATCTTGAGGAGAAGCATGCGCTGCGAGTACAGCTGGAGCAGAAGGTGGACAACCTGTGGATGCAGTTCCGGGAGGCGCTCCAGAACTACAACATGACCACTGAGGAGCGCAAGGTTGCGTTTGAAaacctcaaagtcaaggacGAGAAGAGTGCAAAGGAGATTGAATCACAGATGAGGAAACTCCAGAGAATTTCT GATCAAATAGCTGGTTTAAAGGCAAAGATGGCAGCGAACCAAAAAGAATGTGAAGacagaaataaatcattaaaagaG GACCGGGAGAAGATGCTGGCCCACTTCCAGCTTATGAAGGCTGAGATGAACAAGGTGCGGGAGAATGAGCGAGACAAACTTACCAAGGTCACCCTGGAGAGCAACGCGGCCATTAAGGAGGTGAAACGACAGAAAGAAAAG GTTGAGTTGATCCTGAAGGTGGCAGAGATGTGCCGTAAACTGGAGACAGAGGAGGAGAAGGTGTTGCCGTTTTACGCTAGCTCCCTCACACATGAGGAAAAGGAGGATGTGGAGGCCGCTGTCCTAGAACCACCCTCCGAGCCACTTGCTAAT GCAATGCACGAGTACACGTCCTTGGAGAACTTTTGGAAGCGCTTCAACAAGGTACTGTTGGACAAGTTGGCCCTCGACAAGGAGCGCCAGACGCTGCTGGGGGAGAATACACAGCTGCGCACGCTCCTCAAACAGTACCTCGATGGCATCTCTGTCAACGACGAAATCATCAGCCAAGTCAACCCCCTCTTTATCGTCAACAACAAGACCAACGTCAA GTTGAATGTTCCTGTGCACGACCCTCGACTGCGGCGGCCGGCGGCCAACACGGTGGTTGAGGCAGCC